A genomic region of Papaver somniferum cultivar HN1 chromosome 7, ASM357369v1, whole genome shotgun sequence contains the following coding sequences:
- the LOC113294741 gene encoding uncharacterized protein LOC113294741: protein MDIEKISPKAKAEKKEELDFWGSQGSRCYKIPIKDLKYFRMTTSTATPTTNETATPTTSTTQQTEVGSSSQAASHTNESETATPTSKGRAEAVEVGDSKKKHGRVRSSVWLEMTRIDDEWAECRYCHNKYKAHNDNNGTSGLRKHLNRCLKNPNRKKEKGQPSLLMPPPKPGQDGKLIAHTYNYDRLRRRLVEWIIKDEIPFRKVEGSGFVALMQEARPRFKVPGRMTIYRDMLKIGYL, encoded by the exons ATGG atatTGAGAAGATTAGTCCAAAGGCCAAagcagagaagaaggaagaattagATTTTTGGGGTTCTCAA GGCAGCAGGTGTTACAAAATACCCATTAAAGACTTAAAGTACTTCAGA ATGACCACATCAACTGCAACTCCAACTACAAATGAAACTGCAACTCCAACTACAAGTACAACTCAACAAACAGaagttggatcatcctctcaagctgcatctcacACAAATGAATCTGAAACTGCAACTCCAACAAGTAAAGGCAGAGCTGaagcagttgaagttggtgatagcAAAAAGAAGCACGGCAGAGTGAGATCATCTGTTTGGTTGGAAATGACTAGGATAGATGATGAATGGGCTGAATGCCGTTATTGCCACAATAAATACAAAGCTCACAATGACAATAATGGCACTTCTGGATTGCGAAAGCATTTGAATAGATGTCTAAAGAATCCTAACAGGAAGAAAGAAAAGGGACAACCATCTCTGTTGATGCCACCCCCAAAACCAGGTCAGGATGGTAAACttattgctcatacttacaatTATGATAGGTTAAGAAGGCGTCTTGTTGAGTGGATAATTAAGGATGAAATTCCTTTTAGAAAAGTAGAAGGGTCAGGCTTTGTGGCATTGATGCAAGAGGCACGACCTAGGTTCAAGGTTCCAGGACGTATGACAATTTATAGGGATATGTTAAAGAT AGGATATCTTTGA